The Bacteroidia bacterium genome contains the following window.
GGGGGAATAATGTAAATAGTATTGCCCAAAGGGCGAACTAACATATTTCTTTCTAAGTAAAAACTCCTGATTTTAGTGCTAATCGCATTAAGGTAGTGCCTTTGCGGCGAACCAAGCTCAAAGGCTAAAATTCCTCCAATATGCCTGATATTGTATAGAAAAGCACATTTTTCAAGCTCCTCTTTGAGTAGAGCCATATTTTGATACAATTGACGAAGTTTAATTTGTGTATCTTCCTGCTCAAAAAGGTCAAGGTTGGCATTAGCCGCAGCGCAGGCAATAGGATTACCTGTAAAGCTATGTCCATGAAAAAAGGTTTTAGTTCGGTCTTGTGTTACAAAATGTTCAAAAACACTATCCGTGCATAATGTTAAGCCAAGGGGCAAAAAACCTCCCGTAAGGCACTTTGATAGACAAACAACATCTGGTTGAACGTCAATTTGTTGGCAGGCAAATAATGTACCTGTTCGCCCAAATCCTGTCATTATTTCATCGGCGATAGTGAAAACATTGTGTTTTTTACAAATCTTCCATATCTCGGCGATATATTCAGGGCGAGTAATTCGCATACCTGCTACACCCTGGACTAAGGGTTCTACGATACAAGAAGCATATTCATTAGTTTGACACAACTGCTCCAACTTTTCAAAAACTTGCTCATAATTGTCCTGCGTAGGATAAGGTAAATAATCTACGTCAAATAAAAGAGTATGAAACGCAGCAGTAAAAATATCTCTTTCACTGACCGCCATACTACCGAACGTATCGCCATGATAACTGCCCTCAAAAGCAATTACTTTTTTTCGTTCTTTACCTTGATTGTACCAAGCTTGAAAACACATTTTTAGGGCTACCTCCACTGCGGTAGAACCATTGTCTGAGAAAAATACTTTGCTCAATGTGGGAAAATAACCTAAAAGGCGTTCTGCTAATTCAACAGCAGGTTGATGCGTAAAACCTGCAAATATTACCTGTTCCAATGTGTGGGCTTGTTGACTAATAGCTTGCGCAATGTACGGATGACAATGCCCGTGAGCAGTTACCCACCAAGAGCTATTAAAATCAATGATTCTCTTTCCACTGTCTGTGTATAGGTAAGCGCCCTCTGCTTTAACAATCGGAATAGGAGTAGGGCTATATGCAGAAGTATAAGGATGCCAAATTACTTTTTCATCACGTTGAGAAAGGTTCATAGTCTAGGCTTATTTTTTTAGATAAGTTTCAATTGCTTCTTTACACTTTTTTCTTTGCTCAACGGCATGCTGATAGGCTTTTTTTTGCTTTGCTGTTTCTACTTTGTAAAGATATTTGTATTGCTTTTCGCGGAATTTGTATCTCTGCTGTTCTTTGATATTCTCAATCTTGTAAGCTTTATTGAGCAAGCGCATGTTTCGGTTATGAGACCTGTATTCCTTGTTAAGAGATTGCAGAAAGTTAATTTCACCTTCGTTCCACCTTTTTAAGAGGTTATTAACCTCTTGAATTTTTTCCTTATTATTTTGGTACTGAATGTCTTCGTTTTCAAGTGTGTTTTTGAGCTGTTTATTTTGTTTGATAAGTGCTTTATTTTCGGCAATTATGCCTTTCATGCGATTAGTAGCTTCTGCAAGATACGCCTTGATTTGATTGTATTTAAGTGCGTAAAGCTTAGGAATACTATCTCGCCATTTAGCTTGGTCAGCGTGTCTTTTTATCATATCTGCTCTACGCAGCATAAAATAGTCCCAATAGGCATCGGCTTTTTCGGTTATACGTTCCTGTATGTTTTGAGTAATATAGCGAATGAAGAGCTTGTAATCTACCAAAATTTTATCTAACATTTTGTAGATTTGAGAGTATGTTTGTGCATATTCTTCAATCGCTGCCATAGCGCTATCTTTAATTTGGTCAAACTTATGTAGGTTCTGCTGAATTTTCTGCTGATTTTCTTCTATTTTTTGAATTTGAGTTTGAGTGGGGGGAGTTTTAGCGTTTGGCACACGTGCTAAATTATCGTTATTGTGAATGATACTTTGTGCTTGTTTATCTAAATTGATGTTTTGGCGGTGCAGTTTTTTTATTCTATTTTTTTGGTTTTTAATTAAGGTTTTGTTCTTTTGGATAGTGCGTTGATTGAGTTTGAGCCACATTGTATTTGTATCTTGGGTCATTTTCTTTTTTTGTAGGTTTTGTTTTCGCAGGAATTTGTATTCCTCTTCAATGTCTTTTGCCGTGGTTTTTAAGAAAACAACTGCACTGTCATACAAAAAGCGAGCTTTTCCTAAAAGCTCTGCTTTGTTAGTAGTGTAGGGTACGCCATTGAAATACTTGTCTGCATATTTAAGTGCTGTAAAACCTGCATAGCCGTGATTTCTTTTATTAAAAGCTTTTGCGGTAAAGGCGGACCGTAGTTCTTGTTCATCAGGCGTGTAGCGGATAACTTCCGTACGTACCATATCTTGGGCTACAAAACAAGAGTCGTACGTTTTGACATAGTAAGCCGTATACCCTGGCGGTT
Protein-coding sequences here:
- a CDS encoding adenosylmethionine--8-amino-7-oxononanoate transaminase; this translates as MNLSQRDEKVIWHPYTSAYSPTPIPIVKAEGAYLYTDSGKRIIDFNSSWWVTAHGHCHPYIAQAISQQAHTLEQVIFAGFTHQPAVELAERLLGYFPTLSKVFFSDNGSTAVEVALKMCFQAWYNQGKERKKVIAFEGSYHGDTFGSMAVSERDIFTAAFHTLLFDVDYLPYPTQDNYEQVFEKLEQLCQTNEYASCIVEPLVQGVAGMRITRPEYIAEIWKICKKHNVFTIADEIMTGFGRTGTLFACQQIDVQPDVVCLSKCLTGGFLPLGLTLCTDSVFEHFVTQDRTKTFFHGHSFTGNPIACAAANANLDLFEQEDTQIKLRQLYQNMALLKEELEKCAFLYNIRHIGGILAFELGSPQRHYLNAISTKIRSFYLERNMLVRPLGNTIYIIPP